A region of the Silene latifolia isolate original U9 population chromosome 9, ASM4854445v1, whole genome shotgun sequence genome:
TGTTTTAGTGTCCTGTTGACAGAAAATTATATCAATCTTAAAATCTTTAGCTTATGCTTCGGACaatgcaaaaagaaaaaaaatggaacctGGACGCGGCTCCATGTACTAAGAACTGCCAATATGTACTAGTCTTTACTTGAGGCAAGGTAGCGCGCATCTGATCGTCTAAACTTTTCGAGACTCGTCAATGGCGGGTCCTACTCGTCCCATCAATGGCGGGTCCTACTAGTATTCCTCATGGTCACTGGCTTTTGTCAACTATGCCACTAGACTTGCATGTCCCCAGCTTCTGTTGGAGAACAGTTGATTTTGGTTGCATCTGTGGTAGAAACTCACATCAGGAAACATAATGAATGGTTGGCATCCACAAGAGGGCTCAAATTTCTCAACAATCCAAGTGTTTTAACTTTTTGCAGCCATGTGGGTTTTGGACCAACTTTTTTTGTCCATGTATTTCTCTCAGAGATGTACATACAGTTGCAGGATATTTTAATGATCACTTCCACTATTATGCTCCTCAAAAGTCTTATTGACAATTTTCATTCTTTGGAATAAAAATAAATACTTTTGTCTGCGAATTTACGGTCTTGTTTAACTTTCCTCAAAAAACAAGGCATGTCATATGGGTAAATAAAAAAGTAACAGAGTTGAGTAAAAATCACCATtcctcagtttttttttttttttttatctgcagctcatttttttttttcttttctttttttgcaGACGGTTCATCTTAGGAGTTCGGAAACCTTTCACAGTTCCGAGGAACAGGTATTATACACAATGCTAATATATCCGACATTGATCATCTTTCTTTTTGTTGTAAAGGGGCTCACAATGGCAGTTTTCGTGCTGGCGGGTTTCGACTCAGGTCATGAGTACCGCTCCATAATGACTTAGTGAGCTAGTTTAGCTGTCAGTGTCGTCTTTTTCCAGTTGGAGGAACATCACCTTTGTATTTCTCTCATTTCAGGCAGGAAAAGGATTCTTTGAGGCTGTAAGGCTTGAGATTCTAAAAGTATTGAGAATTGTAAGTGACAAACATGACCTGCCTCTTGCTCAAACTTGGGGATCATGCTCCCAACAAGGAAAGGGTGGATGCTGGAATTCTGACAAAAGTGCACCCTGTGTTTCAACCATTGATTCTGCTTGCCTGGTTCGAGATCAACGAGTACTCGATTTCCATAAGGCTTGTTCCGAACACCACCTACTAAGAGGGCGGGGGGGCATTATTGGCAAAGCCTTTGAGACAAACCAGCTATGTTTTGCCACTGATGTCACTGAGTTTAGTAAGGCTGATTACCCTCTCTCTCACCATGCCAAAATGTTTGGTTTGCGTGGTGCAGTTGCAATAAGGGTCCGAAGCATCTACCAGGATTTTAATGATTATGTTTTGGAATTCTTTTTACCAATTCATCTTCCGGAAACAGGGCTGGGTATCCACGGCAGTATCTGGCAGACAGTTACAATGGCAGTACAGGAAAACTGCAGGAATATACAGTTCATTATGGACAGTGATTATGAGCCACAAACCTCATTTTCAGGCAAAAAGACATCGGAAAATGAGACCTCTTCCTGGTTTTCACACATTGTGGAGCAACGCAAAAAGGGTAAAGAGGTGGCTGTTTCATTGGATTTTGGAGAGGAGGAGCCTACCAAAGAGTTTAAGTTTTCGACTCAATGGAGTGATAGTGAGCCAAATTTACAATTAGGGCAGGTTTATTCAGACAGTGGAAATGTTAAGCAAAGTTCGAAGTCTGATGGTATCTCTGGTGTATCGTCTGGAGGCCGATTTCCTCTTGGATCTAGAAAAGCTGGCGAAAAGCGCAAGACCAAGGCTCAGAAAACCATTAGTCTCCAAGTACTAAGGCAATACTTTGCTGGCAGCCTGAAAGATGCTGCAAAAAACATCGGAGGTAATGCTTTCACTTCACTTAAATCTCCTAACCAATGGAATAATGCTTGTTTTCTGTGAATTACCTTTTTGAAGAAAATGCGTTGACGATATAGAAAGAAATCAGATGTACTATTATTTAAATCCTAAAACTGATTGGCAATAGAAGAAGTGGCAACAGAGTACTCTAGAGTCTAGACTGATATAAAATCAGCTTTCTCTCTTCAAATGAAGAGATATAGAAGAAGTGGTCTATTGCCTGAGAAATTTCATGCTCTCTCATGAAGCTGACCTATATTACGAGGTGACTATTCATGGTTCCGGTTTTTAGTGGGTTTGTGGGTATATTCCTACGTCGGTACATGGATGAGGATTTTGTCAACCTGGGTTGGTCTGGTGTTCTGCTAATATGTGACCTCTTTCAAAAGACTAACTGGATAAATTATAACACAATGTCACACTCATTTGCAGTTTGTCCTACTACTCTGAAAAGAATATGCAGGCAGCATGGAATAGCCAGATGGCCTTCAAGAAAAATCAAGAAAGTGGGTCATTCTCTAAAAAAGCTTCAGCTCGTAATCGACTCGGTTCAAGGAGCTGAAGGCTCTATCCAACTATCTTCTTTTTATACCAAATTTCCAGAACTGAACAGTCCAAACACACAACTAACAGACAACACCCACATTCCTCTTCCCAACTTGAATGATCAATCCAATTCCAAACAGCAGCCCATTACTCAGGCTGAAGGCTGCATTTTCAGTTCTGGTGCTACTACTTCGAACTCCGCTTCCACTTCTTCCAGTCACACCTCTACTTCCAGTCATTGCTTCCCTAGTGGGCCCAAGGTTTCATCCCCAATTCTCTCCAATCCCTCTGAAGATCTCTCTGGATCCCTTAAGAGGGCCCGAAGTGATGCCGAGTTGCAACTTTTAGCtaaaaaagaaaacaatcaaaTTCTAGAAAGAACCCACAGCACTAAAACCTTCACTGACCATCCTCCTTCTAAAACTTGGCCTGTTTTCAAAGCTAAAGCTACTTTCGGGGAGGAAAAGGTCCGATTTACAGTCTTACCCAACATGGGCTTCCACAAATTGCAGCAAGAAATCGCCACAAGGTTCAATCTTGCGGATTTGAGCAAAATGGGTATCAAGTATTTGGACGATGATCGAGAATGGGTTCTCTTAACATGTGATGCTGATCTAGAGGAATGTATAGATATACATAGATCATCAGGAAGCCATACAATTAGGCTCGCTTTATCACATTTTACGAGCTCAGGCGGTTCTACTGGTAGCAGAGGTTTTTCCTAACTACAGATTGCCGGAATTTTAAGGCCTAGGGAACTTTGTTGTTCCCAATGTATTGTAGTCTCTGTTATTATTCTTGCCAAAAGTCACAGTTATAGTAGGATTTTTTGTTCCAACCATGGAAGTGGTAATTGATATGGTTTTAGTACATTTCTTTACCCATAATCTTGTATTCTACATGAATATTTTGCGGATCATGGTTTTGTAATTGACATTGTAAAAAAATGCAATGATTAAACTTTTGACTATTAGGTTTATGTGCAACAAAAATGGTGAAAATATTTTCTCGACTAGTGGTGGTGAGGAAAAGAGTGGCTATCGCTACCATAACCCGACGAGAAATTGATTAGTCTAAGATTTTTCTCTATCGTCTCTAAATTTTAGAATTGGCTTTCTCTCGGTTATATTGTTTAGTTCCACCTTTCTCAATTGCATTTTCCTCGACTGCATGAAGTATCAGAGAAAACTGGTGGTACTTACAAGCAACTCCGTCCCTTGATCGAAAAGAGGGGAAATTGGGACAACGCTAATTCAAGATCAATGTACAAACTAgttgtcaagttttgtcaatagTTCTAAATCATAGACCCATAATAATTACGAAGTAATACAAGAAAGCACAAGACAATGTTAATTTAACTGTATTGAAGAGATTGCTCACCTTCTAGCCTTTCGTCCTTGTGCACTATTCTCCCTGGCATGGACAATATATAATGTTCGAAGAAAGCTTCCACAGCAATAGACTATTACTCTCTCTATCGCAAAATCATCGATGTTTTTTCCGTATTAGTTTGTTGGGAGCCGAAAAGTACACAGGTAACTAAAGGTTTTTCCTTCTTCTGGCATAGAGTGGTTACCAAAGAGGGGGCATTTTGATCATTACTTACCCTTCAATGGCTTCTTCATGTGTGTCGTCAATGTGCATACATCTGTGCAGCATCTCAATAACACAGACACTTTCAGTAGCCTGTGGCATGGATTTGTCTCCTGCCACAAACTTGACCACCCTATCATCTACCCGAATTAAGCTATAACCCGCAATGACTTGGACTCCTCTTTCCTTGACCATACGTCTCACTTTCGCCACATTCATCCATGACCCGGCACTAGCGTGCAAATTCGAGGCTAACAAGTAACCGGACGACTTGATAGGTTCCAAGTCGAGAACCCGAGAAATTGCTCCTTCGCCGATCTCTGCTTTTTTGTACCTAATACATGAACTCAATATTGCCCCCCAAATACTTGCACCTCCCTTTAGTTTTTCAGGCATGATTTCAACAAGTTCCATAGCATTTTCCAAATTTCCTGATCTGCTCAACATGTCAATCACACATGCGTAATGCTCTAAAGCTGGTTCAATTCCAAGATCTTCAACCATCTCTTTGAAGAAAGATAGGCCTGAAGAAATCAAGCCGCCATGACTGCATGCTGCCAAGACTGAAAGTGCTGTTATAGGGTTTGGTTGTATGCCATGAGATTTCATTTCAGTAACCAGAGCTAATGCATCTTTAGCTCTGCCATTCATGCCATATCCTGAAATCATAGTGCTCCAAGACATGATGTTTTTCTGCCTTATTTGATCAAATGCCTTTCTTGCTTCTTCCACTGCCCCACATTTAGAGTACATGTCGACAATGGCAGTCCCCACAGATGTGTCGGTGACAAATCCATTTCGAATAACAATACAGTGTACCCATTTTGACATTCTCAGTTCGGAAGAGACTGTACAAGCTTCGACTAGATTCAAGATGACGACTTGGTTGAACCGCTTTGAAGAGTTGACCAATTCTCGGAATACAGCAATGGCCTGATCGGGCATGCCACAATAAGCAAACCCACCAATCATTATTGCCCAAGCAACTGTTTCCCTTTCATGTATTCTTTGGAACAATATCCAGGCTGGCTCAATGAGATGACACTTAGCATAAGCAtcaattaaagaacaaacaaccAAAGGGTTTGATTCATAACTTCTCCGAATTATACTGCTATGAACTAGTTTACATTGAGATGGATCAGAAAAATGCTTGCATAAGTGAAGAAAGTTCACAAGAGTTACTTCATCTGTTTCGATTCTGGCCTGTGCCATTGAATTAGCTACTCTTAAAGCTTCTGAATGCATCCCATTACGAATCAATCCCGACAAGAGCGAATTCCAAGACACTGCATTCTTGACTGACATCTCATAGAAAACTTGTAAAGCCGAGTTTGAATCATTACACCTCGAATACATATCAATTGTAGAATTTGAAACAAATACTTCGTCATTATGACCTCTGGATACAACGTACGCGTGAAGAGATCTTCCTAGGTTAATATCTCCGAGATTTCCACATGCCTTGAGAACACTAACCATAGTCATTCCATCTGGGCCAACTTTCATGTCTTTAAATATCTTCAAAGCACGCAAGGGCTCATCGTTCTGGGCATACCCCCCAATCATCATACTCCAAGAAATGACATCTCTGTCATGCATTTTATCGAACATCTGGTGGGCAGCCTCCATATCAACATCACAATACATGCTCAACAAACAGTTCTGTAGCGAGATAACGTCCAAAAACCCACACTTCAGCAAATACCCATGAAATTTCCTACCACCCTCAAAATCTCGGAGAGCACGAAACGCTTGAAGTACAGATACAAGTGTAGAAACATTTGGTTGGAAACCCGAAACTCGGCCCTCGTCAAGAAAAAAGAGCCCATCTTTTAGAAGACCATGATCAAGGTACCCATGAATCATAATGTTCCAAGAAACAGAGTCTGTGTTAATCATGTTCTGGAAAACGGATAACGCCAAACTGGGACAACCCCATTTCATGTAAAAGTCAAGCGTTGAGTTCCCCATAGAAATGAAGGAGTCATATCCCTGCTTGATTGAACAAGCGTGCATTAACTCACCATGTTTGAAAGAAAGTTTAGAACTTGCTTTCATAACTGCAGGGAAGAGTGTAACATCAGTTAATATAATGCCGGACCGTCTCATTGTGATATAGCAAGAAATAGCTTCGTGCCAGTTCGAAGTCGATAAACATTCCTTGATCTTCAAACACCATTCTGGTAATCTCATGCTAGAACAACCGGGTAATCTCATCGTAGTTAACAAGTAAAGAAATTTGGGGAACCAAGAAAGGAGAGAGAGACTATCTGAGTATATATGTAATAGAAAGAAtcaaatttcaatttcaattaaaTTTTATTCTTCGTTGTGGCAAATGAATCTATACAGATACAAACAATAATATATGAGTAAAGGgcaactgttttttttttttttcacaagaATGTTACAACGGGTTGAACACTGAGACCTATTGAATCAAAGAATATTGAAAGGGAAAGTGAGAGTGACGACGTCTGTTAGTATTCTCCTATGAGTTGTGCTTCCAATCTACAAGTAGGAATTATTCTGCGACATTGCAGAGTTGAAGATATGGGCTATGGAACATGACATATCTGGACCAGTATGATTTGTATTTGGCGATAGCGAGATCCAACCACGGTTTATAGTTGCCGTTGTAATGGACAACAGCAGCATTCTCTATAGCTGTCTGATTGAGGGCAGGATCGTAACCAAGCCCCAGAACGTGCCAGCTCCGGTCTAGTGGATAGGTTAGATTGTAGAAAGTGATAAGTCCAGGAGGTAGTGTGCCTAGTTTCCACAGAGTTCTGTCCTCGTTCTGCAAAATCAGTCATACATAGATCAGGGTACTTGTATAGTTGTATGCAAGTTGTTAACCAAAATTTCAGGACGAAATAAAAAGCAACTTGGACCATACGTCCATACCCAAATTTTTTATTACAAATTTCTATTTACGATGGTTGATtactacttcctccattccaTTTATATGCCCCCTTTTGACTTAACAATCAACTTCGATCGCTATTTTCCCACAATATGCAATAGTTACTTTTTAAAAAATAGTACCAATATAGTTTGGTTTGATAAATCTGACTAATTGACATTGCACTTCAATATATATTTCGGGAGATTAAAGATCAAAGTTGATCAATAAAAAGAGAACAATATAAATGGGATAGAGATAGTACTAGACATGATATACGAGTATTTATTTAGGGAATAAGAGATGAAAACCCACTAATGTAATATACAGATCACCCTCCACCGTCAAATGAAGCATAAAAGAACAGAAATTGTTCACATCAATTAAATTGCACAATAGCATTACTCTGGTCCCTCAAACACTCCCACCTACCGCGAGGCAAGAAAGGTCGGATGTACGGAGTGTTCCTCATGACATTGAGAGACTACTTCCGAATGACTCCTGAATAAAATTGAGTTGACAGACAATGACAAAGGCAAAGTATAGTTGATCTTTGGCTCCATGGGAATCAATAAATGTGCGTATAAACATTGAAGGATGGAAAATTCTCTCTATGAAATTGGCACAATTTGTTATTTGTAATCTAAAGAAGGGGTTATAATCAAGATGGGCAAAATAATATTAGAACCTACAGCCAAAAAAATCCGACAACAAAGCGAGGTGGAAAGAACATCACTGAAGAGGGACAAAAGATGGAAACAAGAGGATGGCTTACCAATTCCTGCCAGTGATGATATATTCCTGTAATGTTCTGCTTCTTCCACTCCTTCAGGTCAAACAAGTTCATGCCATATGCCCAGCCACAAGCATTGGGATCAAAGTTCTGAGAGATGAGAGGATTGGAGAAGTTCAAATACTTGTCAAACCTATGAAAGCTTTCTTTACATGTCTCCACAGCACCATTTACCATTCCTTTCATATCAGTAGACCAAAGTGGAGTCAAGTCCTTTTGCACAACAATATCGTCATCCAAAAACAAGATCTTATCCAACTTAGGATATACTTCCGGGAGATAGAAGCGAAGATGGTTCAACATTGACAAATATTTTGGATTTCTGTACTTGAGCTGGTCTGAACCTGTGGAAAGAGCTGAAGGATTATTATTAACCTTGAAGTAAAACTCTTTCATCCGAGATGATTCAAGCTGACGAAGTACAGGGCAATATGAAGAATTAAGCCACTTGAAATCATCGATGTTCAAAACTTCAACAGTAGCATTGTCAGGAGGATTGTCGAAAAACCACATTTTCATGGCTGCAACATTCAGCTTATCTGTCACAATGTGGAAAACATGCTTTTCTGGTTCATTTGCATGCACTATTGTGGAATTCACTACCACTGCTGTTGCAAGTACGTTATCTGAAAATATTGCATAGTGATAAAGAGAAGAATCTTCGAGTTTATCTTTCATGTAAATGCCTTCTTTGGCACGGCCAGGTAAAAAATAATTAGCTGTAAGAAGTTGACTGAAGCAATGCAGTGGCTGAGGAATCGTCTTTGCAGCTAGTTGAATCAAGAATGCGCTCTGCTTTTTCAGAGCATTTACATTATCTTCAGTTATCTGGACCATTGCTCTTAATTTCCTTGCCAGAACT
Encoded here:
- the LOC141599605 gene encoding putative galacturonosyltransferase 3, with protein sequence MAPRRRRFSTSIFAIIVCVSLVVTGSILIEAQTMQRDRRGYPLLYDCEQCNRKKDRLVSTPAFPDEFKDIDIMVTYSHPSGAVRVGSVRARDLSSSWVWQTPTSQLDDHTNSSPKLEDSFEPIPRQEDSPEHNIKANITGERANMSSDFSSSDPIKHQRQILRRQRRELRAAELMKEDKEMNEQMEKAAIERAEEMDTTYMGKYSIWRRDYENPNSDSTLKLMRDQIIMAKAYATIAKAKNESILYESLMKATKESTRVIGEANSDADLQSSALDQAMTMGEMLSLAKEKLHDCLVLARKLRAMVQITEDNVNALKKQSAFLIQLAAKTIPQPLHCFSQLLTANYFLPGRAKEGIYMKDKLEDSSLYHYAIFSDNVLATAVVVNSTIVHANEPEKHVFHIVTDKLNVAAMKMWFFDNPPDNATVEVLNIDDFKWLNSSYCPVLRQLESSRMKEFYFKVNNNPSALSTGSDQLKYRNPKYLSMLNHLRFYLPEVYPKLDKILFLDDDIVVQKDLTPLWSTDMKGMVNGAVETCKESFHRFDKYLNFSNPLISQNFDPNACGWAYGMNLFDLKEWKKQNITGIYHHWQELNEDRTLWKLGTLPPGLITFYNLTYPLDRSWHVLGLGYDPALNQTAIENAAVVHYNGNYKPWLDLAIAKYKSYWSRYVMFHSPYLQLCNVAE
- the LOC141599603 gene encoding protein NLP2-like — translated: MDDRGFNPPNPSMFGMDYEFMDQLLDEGCWLQTADGSNFLQPGPSTARNFSFPSYRVPSLTYAPHENSSSQEEPNNPSQNSFTHNAPKEEQVSDSQSQDQRSMIPITRIPNQSLSISWEGDEVNRILWIEPKARTGPSTTVRDRLMLAISQLSELNRNRDVLIQIWVPVKKGLKSFLTTAEQPYFFQPSSASLLHYRDVSEKYEFLADEDTKQALGLPGRVFLGKVPEWTPDVRLFRQEEYPRSKFAHQYDVRGSIALPVFEKGSGDCLGVVEIVMTTQDFNYRPEVESVCKALETVHLRSSETFHSSEEQAGKGFFEAVRLEILKVLRIVSDKHDLPLAQTWGSCSQQGKGGCWNSDKSAPCVSTIDSACLVRDQRVLDFHKACSEHHLLRGRGGIIGKAFETNQLCFATDVTEFSKADYPLSHHAKMFGLRGAVAIRVRSIYQDFNDYVLEFFLPIHLPETGLGIHGSIWQTVTMAVQENCRNIQFIMDSDYEPQTSFSGKKTSENETSSWFSHIVEQRKKGKEVAVSLDFGEEEPTKEFKFSTQWSDSEPNLQLGQVYSDSGNVKQSSKSDGISGVSSGGRFPLGSRKAGEKRKTKAQKTISLQVLRQYFAGSLKDAAKNIGVCPTTLKRICRQHGIARWPSRKIKKVGHSLKKLQLVIDSVQGAEGSIQLSSFYTKFPELNSPNTQLTDNTHIPLPNLNDQSNSKQQPITQAEGCIFSSGATTSNSASTSSSHTSTSSHCFPSGPKVSSPILSNPSEDLSGSLKRARSDAELQLLAKKENNQILERTHSTKTFTDHPPSKTWPVFKAKATFGEEKVRFTVLPNMGFHKLQQEIATRFNLADLSKMGIKYLDDDREWVLLTCDADLEECIDIHRSSGSHTIRLALSHFTSSGGSTGSRGFS
- the LOC141599604 gene encoding pentatricopeptide repeat-containing protein At2g17210, with protein sequence MRLPGCSSMRLPEWCLKIKECLSTSNWHEAISCYITMRRSGIILTDVTLFPAVMKASSKLSFKHGELMHACSIKQGYDSFISMGNSTLDFYMKWGCPSLALSVFQNMINTDSVSWNIMIHGYLDHGLLKDGLFFLDEGRVSGFQPNVSTLVSVLQAFRALRDFEGGRKFHGYLLKCGFLDVISLQNCLLSMYCDVDMEAAHQMFDKMHDRDVISWSMMIGGYAQNDEPLRALKIFKDMKVGPDGMTMVSVLKACGNLGDINLGRSLHAYVVSRGHNDEVFVSNSTIDMYSRCNDSNSALQVFYEMSVKNAVSWNSLLSGLIRNGMHSEALRVANSMAQARIETDEVTLVNFLHLCKHFSDPSQCKLVHSSIIRRSYESNPLVVCSLIDAYAKCHLIEPAWILFQRIHERETVAWAIMIGGFAYCGMPDQAIAVFRELVNSSKRFNQVVILNLVEACTVSSELRMSKWVHCIVIRNGFVTDTSVGTAIVDMYSKCGAVEEARKAFDQIRQKNIMSWSTMISGYGMNGRAKDALALVTEMKSHGIQPNPITALSVLAACSHGGLISSGLSFFKEMVEDLGIEPALEHYACVIDMLSRSGNLENAMELVEIMPEKLKGGASIWGAILSSCIRYKKAEIGEGAISRVLDLEPIKSSGYLLASNLHASAGSWMNVAKVRRMVKERGVQVIAGYSLIRVDDRVVKFVAGDKSMPQATESVCVIEMLHRCMHIDDTHEEAIEG